The segment GCGGCACAGCAGCCGGGTGCGGTCGGGCCGGGACAGGGCGGTTTCCCGAACCCCGAAGACGGGCGGTGGCACCATCGATACGCCCGGCCGGCCCGACCACGATGAAGACATGGACAACGCACCGAACGAACGAGCGGCGCCGGTGGACCCGGCAGAGTCGGTGGGCACGGCGGACGCGGTGGCCCGGGCCGACGGGCTGCACCGGCAGTACGGGCGCGGGAACCGGGCCGTGGCCGCGCTGCGCGGCGTGAGCGCCCGGTTCGCGGCGGGCACCTTCACCGCCGTCATGGGGCCCTCCGGATCGGGCAAGACCACCCTGCTGCACTGCCTCGCCGGAATGGACCGGCCCGACCGCGGCACCGTCTGGTGGGGCGACACCGAGATCGGCACCCTCCCCGAACGCCGGCTCGCCCGACTGCGACGGGAGAACGTCGGATTCGTCTTCCAGGGCTTCAACCTGATGCCCGCCATGACCGCCGCCCAGAACGTCGAACTCCCCGGCCGCCTCGCCGGACACCGCCCCGAACGGCACCAGGTCCGCGAAGCCCTCGCCCGGGTCGGCCTGGCCGGCTGCGAACGCCAACGCCCCGCCACCCTCTCCGGCGGCCAGCAACAACGCGTCGCCATCGCCCGCGCCCTGGTCGCCCGCCCCCGCGTCCTCTTCGCGGACGAGCCCACCGGCGCCCTCGACCGCGCCACCGGCCAGGACGTCCTCACCCTGCTCCGCCGGGGCGTCGACCACGACGGCCAGACCTGCGTCATGGTCACCCACGACCCGACCGCCGCCGCGTACGCCGACCGCGTCCTCCTCCTCGCCGACGGCCGCCTGGTCGACGAACTCCACCACCCCACCCCCGACCGGGTCGCCCACGCCCTCACCCTGGCCGGCAGCCCGGGCTGACCCCGCTCGGCACACGCCGACGGAACCGACGTTCCGCCGACCTGTTGGCTTACCGACCGTGCTGCTCCGCCGATCTGTCGACCCGTCAACTCATCGACTCATCGGCCCGCTGATCCGCCCGTCAGCCCGCCGGCCCGTCAGCCCGCCAACCCACCGCCATCCCCCGACCGATCGGAGTGAACGGACCATGACCGCCCTACTCGCCTGGGGTCAACTCCGGCGCAGGCCCGCCGGGTTCGCCGGCCTGGCCATGGCCTTGCTGCTCGCCGTTGCCGCCGTCACCACGTTCGGCGCGCTGCTCGGGGCCGAGCGGGGCGTGCCCGCGGCGGAGTCGCGGGCCACCGGCGGGCCCGGTGTGGTGCTGATCGCCGGGGCGTTCGGGGAGATCACCGTGCTGGTGGCGTTCTTCGTGGCCCTGCACACGCTCGGTTTCGCGTTGCGCCACCAGTACCGGGACCTCGCGCTGCTGCGCACCGTCGCGGCGACGCCCCGGCAGGTCCGTCGGCTGTTGCGGGCGCAGACCGGGCTGGTCGTCCTGGCGGTGGCCGCCCCCGGCGGCCTGCTCGGGACCGTCACCGCCCGGGCCTTCCTGGACGGTCTGCGGCACCGGGGCCTGGCCGCGCCGCACGCCCGGATCGCCGGTACCGCCCCGGTCGTGCTCGCCGCCACCGCCGTCACCCTGCTGGTGGCCACGGCCGCCGCGACCGCCGCCGCCCGCCGGGTCACCCGTCCCGCCCCCGCCGCCGCGCTCACCGGCAGCACCGGTGCCGCCCCGCGGACCGGGGCGCTGCGCCCGGTCGCCGCCGCGGCCGCGCTCGCGGGCGGCGTGCTGCTGCTGCGGCTCGCCGCGACCCGGCCCGCCGCCGAAGTCGACAAATCCGCTCAGGCGACCCTGCTCGGGTCCCTCGTCCTGCTGGCGGCCGTCGCGCTGGCCGGTCCGCCGGTGGTCCGGCTGCCCGCCCTCCTGCTCGGCGCCGCCGTCCGGGCCGTCGCCCCGGGCACGGGCTGGCTGGCCGCCGCCAACCAGCGCGGCTACGCCCACCGCCTGACCGCCGCCGCGGTACCCGTCGCGCTGCTCACCGGGCTGGCCACGACCATGGCCACCATGACGGCCACCGCCCGGCACGCCGCCCTCGCCGCCGGCGCGCCCGACGGGGCGACCTCCGCCACCGACGTCTGGCTGCGCCAGGCCGAACTCGGCCTGCTCGCCGCCTTCGGCGCGGTCGCCACCCTCACCACCCTGGTCGGCCTGACCGCCGAACGGCGCCGCGAACTCGCCCTGCTGCGACTGGTCGGCGCGACCCGCCCGCAGGTGCTCCGCACCGTCGCCGCCGAAACCGCCCTGACCTGCGCCGTCGGCCTGCTGCTCGGCGCCCTGGTCACCGCCGCCGCCACCGCCGCGTTCAGCGCCGCCGCCCTCGGCACGCCCCTGCCGGTGGTCCCGCTCGGCACCTGCGCCCGCACCGCCGCCGCAGCCGTCCTGCTCGCGGTCCCCACCACCCTCGCCACCGCGGCCGTCGCCCTGCGCGGCCCGGCCGTGGCCGCCGCGACCGGCGCACCCGCCTGAGCCCGCGGCCCGGGTGCGGCGGCATGGTGCAAGGTGGTGCCGACAGGCCCCGTCCGGCCGATCCTGCCGGGCGCCCAGGGGGCACCTCCCAGCCCCCTGGGGCCCGCGCGCCGACCCGGCAAGATCGACCGGACAGGACCCAGCAGCGGGACGGAAGGACGGACGGCAGTGCGCGCGACAGCAGGACGACGACGGTGGTGGGCGGCGCGGCCCGGCGAGTGGGCCTTCGCGGTGCTCGGGCTGCCACCGGCCCTCCTCGGCGGGGCGTACGCGCTGGCCGCGCTGTACGCCGGGGTGCTGCTGTCGCTCACCGTGGTCGGACTCCCGGTGGCGGCGGCCGCCCTGACCGGGGCCAGGGCCCTGGGCCGGCCGCACCGCCGGCTGACCGCCCGGCTGCTCGGCACCGACGTCCCCGACCCCGGACACCCGGTGCGGCCGCCGGGCGTCGTCGCCGCGATCCGCTCGGCGCTCACCGACCCCGTCGCCTGGCGCACCCTCGGCTACCTGCTGCTGCGCCTGCCGCTCGGCGTGCTCGGCGCCGCCGCCGTCCTGCTGCCGCTCGGCGCCCTCTGGCTGCTCGGCTTCCCGCTGTGGCTGCGCCTGCTGGAGGACGGCCCGCACCCGGCCGGGCCGCTGGACCTCCTCGCCCCGCCGCTCGGCCTGGCAGTGCTCGCCGCCATCGGGCCCGCCGTCCGGCTGCTCGCCGAGGCCGACCGGCGGCTCGCCCGGCACCTGCTCGGCCCGGCCCGCACCCAGCAGCGGGTCCGCGACCTGGAGGCCGCCCGGCACACCCTGCTCAGCACCGGAACCGACCGGCTCCGCCGCCTCGAACGCGACCTGCACGACGGCACCCAGGCCCGGCTGGTCGCCGTCGCCCTCACCCTGGCCCTCGCCGACGACACCCTCGCCGACCCGCACCCCGACCCGGACCGGCTGCGCACCCTGGTCGACCGGGCCCGCACCCAGACCGACCGGACCATCGCCGAACTGCGCGTCCTCACCCGCGGCCTGCGACCCCCCGGCCTCGACGGCGGCCTCGACGACGCCCTGCCCGCCCTCGCCGCCGGCTGCGCCGTCCCCGTCACGCTCCGCCTCGACCTCCCGCAGCGCCCGGACGAGGCGATCGAACAGGCCGTCTGGTACTGCGCCGCCGAACTGCTCACCAACATCAGCCGGCACAGCGCGGCCCGCACCGCCGAACTCACCGTCAGCGGCACCCGCGACCTGGTCCGCCTCACGGTCCGGGACGACGGCCGCGGCGGCGCCGCCCCCACCACCCTCGGTACCGGCGGCGGCACCGGCCTGGCCGGACTGGCCGAACGCCTCGCTGCCGTCGACGGCCGGCTGCGGATCGACAGCCCGCCGGGCGGCCCGACCACCGTCACCGCCGAACTCCCCACCCGGCTCTGACCGTTGCCCGTTCCGTTCTGTTCCGTCCCGCCCCGTCCCCGCCCCGTCAGCCGGTCTCGGACAGGTACGCGAGCACCGCCAGCACCCGCCGGTTGTCCGCCGGGGAAGCCAGTAGCCCGAACTTGGCGAACACCGCCGCGACGTGCTTCTCCACCGCCCGCTCCGACACCGACAGCCGCTCGGCCACCGCCCGGTTCGAACGGCCCTCCGCCATCAACGCCAGCACCTCCCGCTCCCGCGGCGTCAACGCGTCCACCGCACTGCGCCGCCGCGCCCGCATCAGATGCCCGACCACCTCCGGATCCAGCGCCGTGCCGCCCGCCGCGACCCGGCGCAACGAGTCCACGAACTCCGACGTCCGGGCCACCCGCTCCTTCAACAGGTACCCCACCCCCGCCGCCCCGCCCGCCAGCAGCCGCGCCGCCCAGGACGCCTCCAGGTGCTGCGAGAACACCAGCACCCCGACCCCCGGATGCGCCTCCCGGATCCGCAACGCCGCCCGGACACCCTCGTCCGTGTGCGTCGGCGGCATCCGCACGTCCACCACCGCCACCTGCGGACGGTGCGCGGCGACCGCCGCCACCAGGTCCTCCGCCGTGGCCACCGCCGCCACCACCTCGCAGCCGCGCACCGCCAACAACTCCGCCATCCCGTCCCGCAGCACCACCGAATCCTCGGCCAGCACCACCCGCAACCGCTCCTCCGCCATCCCCCCATTCTCCCCTCCCCCGAACCCCCGTCAGACCCCCCGCCGCCCCCGCTCCTTGACGACCCGCGCCCCCTCGGTCCCGCCCCCGCCCACCGGCCACAGCCGCACCCGCACCCGCTCCGGCGCCTCGTCCCCGTTCGCCGCCGGACTCGAGTGCGAGACGCGGACCCGGACCAGGCCGGGCGGGAGGTCGAAACGGTCCGCCACCGGCAGGCCGTCGGGGTCGTCCAGGACGGCCACCCGGCCCGAGGGCACCTCGACCGTCGCCTCCACCACGCGGTCGAACGCGTCGTGGTCGGCCGGCGGCTCGGCGGTGAAGACCTGCACCGTCACCGCGACGTCCTGGTCGGTCGACGTGCTGATGACCAGCGACCGCCGGTCCGGGGCCGACGCGTCCGCCCACGCCGTATCCGCAGCCGCACCCTGGTCCCGCACGTACAGCCGGAACCGGTCCGCGAACAGCTCCAACTCCGCCGTCTCCAGCAGCCCGCCCACCCCGCGGCCGCGGTGCGGACCCGGCAGGCAGCCCGCCGGCGGGGACGGCAACGCGTCCAGGCACCCCGACGAGCAGGCGTTCACCAGCAACGGCAGCACGTCGGACCCCGAGGTGCGCAACGAGACCCACGCCTGGCGCAGCCCCGCCACCCCCGCCACCGGCCCGTCGCACACCGAACACACTCCGGCCGACTCCACCCCCCACACCGCCGGGTCCAGCGCCCCCGGGCCCGCCGCCGCCGGCTCCGCCAGCACCGGGAACGGCAGCCGCGTCTTCGGATTCCCGTACAGCGCCCGGGTGCTGACGGTGCTGCGACGCAACAGCGGCAGCCGCGCCAGCTCGTACGGGAACCAGTGCAGCCGGTACGAGGTGTACGGCGTGAACTCCTCCAGCGACCGCATCCCGCCGATCTCCGGCGGGATCCGCACCAGGTTCGACCCGTACAGCCGCAGGTGCCGCACCCGCGTCAGCGTCCCGATGCTCGCCGGCAGCGTCCCCACCTGGCGGCGCTGCTCACCCGTCAACCCCTCCAACGGCGCGAACTCCTCCCGCCCGTCCGCCGCCGCCTCCGCCACCAGCTCCGACAACCGCAACCAGCCCGGCGCCGACACGTCCTGCCGCTCCCCGTGGAACCGCACCCGCCGCGACCGCACGCAGCCACAGGAATCGACCGGCCCGCCCGGCACGGGAAAACGGTTCTCGAACAGCCCCGGCACCCGCTCCTCACCCATCCGCCCACCCTAGACGAGTAGATTCCAAGTGCCCGATGCCGTCCGGCAGTCGGCCGGCACCATGGGAGTCCGACCTTGAGGGAGATCTGCCCGCGTGAGACTCACCTGTGACCCCGTGCACGGCGAAGTGGACCTCACGGCGTCGGCAGAAGAGCTGAACCGTCTGGCGGACGCGGTGACCGAGGGCGAGGGGTTGCTCAGCTCCGCGCCCTCGCCCGGCAGCGACGCCCTGGCGGGGACCGAGATCAAGAAGGCCGCCGGCCCCGGTGTCCTCGTCCATCTGGATTCCGAGCATCAGGTCCTTGTGACCAGCGGTGACACCGCAGCCAGGGTGGTGCTCGCGGACAATCTGCGCGGCATGGCTTCCGCCGAGGACGGCGGTCACCTTCACATCGACTACTTCCCCGGACACTTCTACCTCGCTGAAGGGTCACTACCACTGGTGGTCAACAGCCTGCACGGGGGCATGCCAACTCGCTGAGCGGGCTGCTGGTTGCTGCGGTCAATGGTCGTAGGCGACAGGCGACAGGCGACAGGCGACAGGCGACAGGCGACAGGCGACAGGCGACCGATGACCGGCGATCGGGTGACCGGTGCGCCGATCTTGCTGTTGTGCCAGGTCCCGGCTGCCATCGCCAGGACGCGCTGGGCCACCCGGATAGCCGCGCCTTCGAAGGGCCGCCCACCGCGCGCCTCCAGGTCGGTCCGGCCTCTGAGGGTGTCGTTCAGGTTCGACCGCTGGACGGCCGGGCGTGATGTCCCGCACGGGACCGGAGCGGAGTCGGTGGTCCACGCCGTGTCGGTCCAGAAATCGCTGTCCATCGCGAGTTCTCGGATCATCCGCTTGACCAGCGGCAGCGCCGCGCGGAGACGCTTGTTGCAGCCCGCTCGCCGCGGCAGACAAGTGAACATGGCTCTGGCCGCAGTTCCGTGAACGGCTGCTCGCGCGCTGGCCGAGGATGCCGGTCGTTAGCCTCTACCAGGAGCAATTGTCAATACCTGTGGATCTGCTAGCTGCTCTGGCGCGGAGGTGATGGTTCGGTGTCGGTGGGTGGCGTCAGCATTGTGGCGAGTCGGTCGACGCCGAAACCGCCGATCAAGAGGCGTTCTTTGTGGCTTCCGGTGAGGTGCCGGGTCCAGTCGACAAACCCGCCGTCCGCGATCTCCAGTTGCTGGCCGTGGATGGTTGCGTAGATCTTGTAGCACAGGTCGGTGTAGTAGCCGCGTCCGGTCACTCGGGTGGGATCGTCGATGATGTCAATGCCCGGTGTTCCGGCCAGCTCTGTACGTGTGCGGGCCAGGATCGGAGCGGCGGACTCGTCGAGGCAGGTGATGCGGATCTCGGTCTGGCGCACTCCAGCGCGTGCCATCGCCCGGGCGGCGAAATGTAGGTGCTCGACCAGGTGCTGTTGTTCGAAGGTCCGGCTGCCAGTGTCCCGGCCGGCGGTCACCAGGGCGAATAGTTGGAAGTGGGCGAGCATGCCGGGTGCGTCGAAGTGCTGGGCACGCACGACTCGTTGGCTGGCGGCCATCCGGACCGGCATGACCGAGCGGGGATCGGCGGCCAGCGCCTGGGATCTCCGCTGGGCTGCCTCCAGGGCCAGGGCATTGGTCGGGTCGGCTGCGACCTCGCTGCCACGAATGGTGGCGACGACCTTGCGCGGGTCGACGGTCGCGACCGCTGTATGCGCTGCCAGGGGGACGAGCGGAGCCAAGGTGAGCATCTGGAAGTCATCCGGCAGCGCCGAGAGTAGGAAGTCTTCGGCTCGTCGTATTTGCGCGAACTCTGTCGGGGCCGGGGTTACGAACCGGTCGGTTCGATAGCGCCGCATTACCTCGGCCGGGGTGAGCCGATCGGCGCGGCGTCGGAAGACTTCCAGGAGCAGTGTGGTCAGATCCGTCCCGGTCAGTCCCTTGGCAAGCAGGTCCAGCAGTTCCGGCCCGCCTGCCTTGGCCAGAACTCGGCGCAGCGCCGGACTGGCCGAGTATTCATCGCTCGTCATGGCGGGCCAGTATCGCCTGGCCGGCATCGGAGAGACCATCGATTTCCGCGCATCGTGTCAACTATGCCGCCGTTCGGTCAGGCGCCATCAGGACTCCGCGCTCGAAGCGGGCTCCAGCGCGGACGAGCGGGACGAGGTGGGCGCCGTTGACGGCCCGCCAACGGACCTGGGCCGACTCGACGAGCTTGAACACCATCGCCAGGCCGGCGGCGCGGGAGCCGGCGCCCAGGGCTTCGGCGTAGTCCAGAAGCTCCCGTTCTGTGATCACGTGGCCCCCCGTCGAGGCGGTAGCCCACCCGCGATGACGAGTGCCGTTACGTCTTCCTCCGGGTCGCCACTGCAACCGCCCTGGCCATCGGTTGCGATGACGAAATCAGGGCAAGGCCCCTGGGCGGAGGACAGCAGTAGTGGTGATCGACCTTGTCGGTCGCGGGCGAGCTTCGGTTGGATGGCTTCATAGAGCGGATCGAGATAGAGCAGTTGGCCCCCACCGTGGTTCGTCTGCCCGGCCGGCGCTTCCCAGGCGTCGTGATCCAGGGTGACTCGCTGTCGATCATTCGCAGCGATGTAGCAGAAGTGACGACTCTGTGTGCTCAGGGCGAGGTAGGTGAGGCATTGGAAAGCGCGCAGTACCTCCTGGCCAAGCTGGACGAGATCCTGGGGTACTACGAGGACGTCCTGGACAGCCACGGCATCCGCCGCCCCTACTGAGGCGCAGCCCAACGAGCTGAGGCACGGTCCCCTATGACCTTGGTCAGGACTCGGATGGCCGCTGACTACGCTGAAGCCCCGGTCATGCTCCGAGGTGCTGCTCTTCCGGCCCGCGCGCTGCAGGTTCGGGGTCGAGCGGCCAGCGGTAACCGGCGTCGTGCAACTTGCTCAACGCCGAGTGATCGTTGGCAACCAGGGCCTGGGCCAGCCGGGCTGCCGCGGCAACTACGGATGGCCAACCAGGTGAGTTCAGGTAGACCTCGTCGCGGGCAGTGGCGCCGACCGAGTCCTGTACCGCGGTGTAGGCAGCACCAAGACGGGCCTGGCTTCATACGCGAGTTGTGAGAGCACCTGTCGCTGATCGACGAGAGCACCCCGTGCCACGGGAGAGTGATGCCGCCGGGTTTCGAGAACACCTGGGTGCTTGCCTCGGGATCATGGTTGTGCACTGCACGATGAGGGGGCCCGGGTGCTGCCGAAGTCCAAGGTCGATCTGTACGCGGGGATCCGTCGTGACTCGCGTACCGGGTTGTCGAACCGCGCCCGGCAGGAACAGCCGGCAAGCTGACCACCGCCCCCGGAGCTCCAGGAATCACCTTCGGGGCCTACCCTCACTCGGCCTCCGTGGAGGAGACCCGGTCCTCCATCAGACGAACCATGCATGCCAACGCAGCTGCCGGATCAGTGGTCTCCAGCGCCGTATGGTCCGGTCCCCACGGATGCGTCATCACGACAAAACCACTGGTCGATGCGGCGATCGCCGGGAACGGCTCCACGGAGTAGTCACGGAAGTCGCCTGTCGTCGACACATGCAGCTCGTTCATGCCGGTCCACACGAACATCCTCCGCAGCACCGGCTCCTCCGCCGCCAGCTGCAGCACGGCCCACACTCCGGGACTGGCCCAGTCCCCAGGCTGATGCGGCGGTCCCCATGCCTCCAGCACCCCCTGCCACGTCCCATCACACTCGCTGTCCCTACCTGAGGTCGCCATGCTCCGACCATCGAGCCGATCCTTGCCCGCTGTCAACGCCGGGCACCTCGGAGACCAGTGACATGCGCGAGTGCTCCCGGTTCTCACCGGTACTCGACCCGCCATCAACTGCCAACCGCTGCCAGAACTCACCGACAGTCGTTCTTGGTTCTCACCTACGCAGCCAACGGGCCATCAGCTCGACCTCCTCTTCGGTGCGAAGGCACTGCCCAAGCCAGGGCAGGGGATTGTGCGCATCGCAGAAGTCGTCGAAGAGCACATGCACGGTGTAGTCGAGATCCTCGAACTGATCCGGATCAAGCCACACCTCTCGCTACCAGGTCGGGCTGGCCAGCGCGACGACCGCGGGCACAACGTGGAGGCGGTAGTAGGGCAGAGCAACGCCGTGGTCAATCACGACTCCACGATATGCAGGCGGATCGACTGGGCAGCTCCGGCTAATCCCGGTGCGGCAGTCTCAGGGCGTGCTCCAGTTGGGCTCGTGGATCCCAGCTTGCGGGTTGTTCGCTCTCGGGTCCGCGCCAGGGGCATCCGGCCTCGATCCATGTGTCTCGCGCGGCTTTCACGGCTGCGTTCGTGGCGTCCTCGTAGCCGAACTCGATGAAGCAGCAGGCACAGATGTCGAACGAGGGCGTCAAGCCGTCAGGTCCCCAGGGTTCGCATCCCTGATCGAAGCCGCACACTGGGCAGTTGGTTCCTGGCCTCGGCATCCTCGTCATGGGCCGATGCTACAAACGCCTCGCCTACTGACTACGCCCACCCACCGCGTAGGGCCGGCACGCTTCCAAGATCATGGAGTTCTCCATGCCCCGTGACCTGCCTGGAAGACCGTGCCTGCCGACGCATCATCCCTGATCATCCCTGTCCTTGACCAGCTTCGCGACCAGCCCGAGGTCACGGTCGGGGAGGTGCCCGGTCTGCTGGAGCGGCTGGCCCAGGTCCCCGACCCGCGCGATCCGCGCGGAGTGCGGCACGCGCTGGCAGTCGTCCTGGCGCTGACCGCGTGCGCAGTGCTGGCCGGAGCGACCTCGCTGCTGGCGGTCGGCGAGTGGGTCGCGGATGCGCCGCCGCATGTGCTGGAACGGCTCGGCGTACGCCCCGATCCAGTGTTGCCACGGCGGCTGGCCCCGGCCGAGACGACAATCCGCCGGTTGCTCGCGCGTATCGACGGTGACCCCCTGGATCAAGCAGTGGGCGGATGGCTCGCCGATCGTCGGCCTGCCGGCGCCGGGCTGCGCGGGCTGCCCGTGGACGGCAAGTCGTTGCGCGGCGTGGCCAAGGCTAAGGGACGGAGGATCCACCTGCTGGCCGCGGTGGAGCACGCTACCGGACTGGTACTGGCCCCAGCTCGACGTCGGCGAGAAGACCGGGGAGTCAAGGCGCTTCCAGGCGCTCGTGGACACCATCGCCGGCCTCGCCGGAACCGTGGTCACCAGCGACGCACTTCACACCCAACGCGAACACGCCGTATACCTCCTGGGGCGACGCGCCCACTACATTGCCATCGTCAAGGGCAACCAGAAGAAGCTGCGCAGGCAGCTGAAGTCCCTTCCCTGGAAGGACATCCCGCTCCAGGGCGGGACCCGTGACACTGGCCACGGCCGCGCCGAGATCCGCCGGATCAAGGTCGCCACGGTCAACAACCTGCGC is part of the Kitasatospora cineracea genome and harbors:
- a CDS encoding response regulator transcription factor, with amino-acid sequence MAEERLRVVLAEDSVVLRDGMAELLAVRGCEVVAAVATAEDLVAAVAAHRPQVAVVDVRMPPTHTDEGVRAALRIREAHPGVGVLVFSQHLEASWAARLLAGGAAGVGYLLKERVARTSEFVDSLRRVAAGGTALDPEVVGHLMRARRRSAVDALTPREREVLALMAEGRSNRAVAERLSVSERAVEKHVAAVFAKFGLLASPADNRRVLAVLAYLSETG
- a CDS encoding ISAs1 family transposase is translated as MDTIAGLAGTVVTSDALHTQREHAVYLLGRRAHYIAIVKGNQKKLRRQLKSLPWKDIPLQGGTRDTGHGRAEIRRIKVATVNNLRFPGAQQAVQIKRHRTDRKTGKTTITTVYAVTSLMSEQATPAQLGQLIRDHWKIGALRLNGVKNIAAGLRRNARDTHRPLALLGLS
- a CDS encoding DUF6959 family protein, which gives rise to MDGFIERIEIEQLAPTVVRLPGRRFPGVVIQGDSLSIIRSDVAEVTTLCAQGEVGEALESAQYLLAKLDEILGYYEDVLDSHGIRRPY
- a CDS encoding SCO4402 family protein — translated: MWLDPDQFEDLDYTVHVLFDDFCDAHNPLPWLGQCLRTEEEVELMARWLRR
- a CDS encoding ABC transporter ATP-binding protein, coding for MDNAPNERAAPVDPAESVGTADAVARADGLHRQYGRGNRAVAALRGVSARFAAGTFTAVMGPSGSGKTTLLHCLAGMDRPDRGTVWWGDTEIGTLPERRLARLRRENVGFVFQGFNLMPAMTAAQNVELPGRLAGHRPERHQVREALARVGLAGCERQRPATLSGGQQQRVAIARALVARPRVLFADEPTGALDRATGQDVLTLLRRGVDHDGQTCVMVTHDPTAAAYADRVLLLADGRLVDELHHPTPDRVAHALTLAGSPG
- a CDS encoding Imm32 family immunity protein, which encodes MHGEVDLTASAEELNRLADAVTEGEGLLSSAPSPGSDALAGTEIKKAAGPGVLVHLDSEHQVLVTSGDTAARVVLADNLRGMASAEDGGHLHIDYFPGHFYLAEGSLPLVVNSLHGGMPTR
- a CDS encoding DUF6193 family natural product biosynthesis protein, translated to MAGRVPVRTGSTRACHWSPRCPALTAGKDRLDGRSMATSGRDSECDGTWQGVLEAWGPPHQPGDWASPGVWAVLQLAAEEPVLRRMFVWTGMNELHVSTTGDFRDYSVEPFPAIAASTSGFVVMTHPWGPDHTALETTDPAAALACMVRLMEDRVSSTEAE
- a CDS encoding sensor histidine kinase — encoded protein: MRATAGRRRWWAARPGEWAFAVLGLPPALLGGAYALAALYAGVLLSLTVVGLPVAAAALTGARALGRPHRRLTARLLGTDVPDPGHPVRPPGVVAAIRSALTDPVAWRTLGYLLLRLPLGVLGAAAVLLPLGALWLLGFPLWLRLLEDGPHPAGPLDLLAPPLGLAVLAAIGPAVRLLAEADRRLARHLLGPARTQQRVRDLEAARHTLLSTGTDRLRRLERDLHDGTQARLVAVALTLALADDTLADPHPDPDRLRTLVDRARTQTDRTIAELRVLTRGLRPPGLDGGLDDALPALAAGCAVPVTLRLDLPQRPDEAIEQAVWYCAAELLTNISRHSAARTAELTVSGTRDLVRLTVRDDGRGGAAPTTLGTGGGTGLAGLAERLAAVDGRLRIDSPPGGPTTVTAELPTRL
- a CDS encoding FtsX-like permease family protein, whose product is MTALLAWGQLRRRPAGFAGLAMALLLAVAAVTTFGALLGAERGVPAAESRATGGPGVVLIAGAFGEITVLVAFFVALHTLGFALRHQYRDLALLRTVAATPRQVRRLLRAQTGLVVLAVAAPGGLLGTVTARAFLDGLRHRGLAAPHARIAGTAPVVLAATAVTLLVATAAATAAARRVTRPAPAAALTGSTGAAPRTGALRPVAAAAALAGGVLLLRLAATRPAAEVDKSAQATLLGSLVLLAAVALAGPPVVRLPALLLGAAVRAVAPGTGWLAAANQRGYAHRLTAAAVPVALLTGLATTMATMTATARHAALAAGAPDGATSATDVWLRQAELGLLAAFGAVATLTTLVGLTAERRRELALLRLVGATRPQVLRTVAAETALTCAVGLLLGALVTAAATAAFSAAALGTPLPVVPLGTCARTAAAAVLLAVPTTLATAAVALRGPAVAAATGAPA